One Streptomyces sp. 840.1 genomic window, CCGTGGCCACGGCATCGGCCGGGCGCTCGATGACGCGCGGAGCGAGCTCGGCGTTCTCCAGGACGTCCCGCAGGTGCCTCTCGACGACCGGGAGCACGTCCGTGATCGTGAGGTCGCGGCCCAGCTCGTAGGCCAGTGAGGTCACGCCCGCGTCCCGGATCCCGCACGGCACGATCCGGTCGAACGAGGTGTTGTCCGGGTTCACGTTGAGCGCGAAACCGTGCATCGTCACGCCCTTGGCGACCCGGATGCCGATCGCGGCCAGCTTGCGGTCCTCGCGGCGCTGGCCGGCGTTGGACGGGGCGTACTCGGGGCCGTTCAGCCGGGCGTCGAACTCCTCGTCCTGGAGCCTGGGGTCGAAGTCGAGCGAGAGGCCGCCGATCGCCGGGCGCTGCTCGACCGGGTCCCCGAGCACCCAGACGCCGCTGCGGCCCTCGACCCGGCTGGTCGCCACCCCGAACTCGGCGGCCGTACGGATCAGCGCCTCCTCCAGCCGGCGCACGT contains:
- the lipB gene encoding lipoyl(octanoyl) transferase LipB, producing MTELRFVRLGFGEESVDYREAWQKQREVHAARFEDTVPDTCLLLEHPPVYTAGRRTADSERPLDGTPVIDVDRGGKITWHGPGQLVGYPIQKLPRPVDVVAHVRRLEEALIRTAAEFGVATSRVEGRSGVWVLGDPVEQRPAIGGLSLDFDPRLQDEEFDARLNGPEYAPSNAGQRREDRKLAAIGIRVAKGVTMHGFALNVNPDNTSFDRIVPCGIRDAGVTSLAYELGRDLTITDVLPVVERHLRDVLENAELAPRVIERPADAVATA